The following proteins are encoded in a genomic region of Dokdonia donghaensis DSW-1:
- a CDS encoding M14 family zinc carboxypeptidase, translated as MKKLLSILCVLCIYAFAKAQQNPTIYHKAKISFSGNQTLTQLKSLDIASDHGIHKEGTYIISDFSTDEIAIARQNGYDVEIIINDVAAHYRSQNEHMRSESQNTNCTTSNNNYPTPENFNQGSMGGYLTYQEFLDEVDAMAALYPNLITTKAQISDFLTEGQPDTSVTPSIGSNPIYWLKISDNPNVDETEPEVLYTAIHHAREPMSLMQLVYYMWYLLENYESDLEVQSIVNNTELYFIPVINPDGYLYNQITDPNGGGLWRKNRKNGNGVDNNRNYDYHINGDPNNGSWGGAGSSSNPNSNTYHGTGPFSEIENQAIKWFVEQHNFVLALNNHTFGELLYYPFGYADVATADDGLYQGIGAELTSLNGYTPIRDNPFAGESDDFMYGTVGTHDKIFAFTPEIGTSFWPPASDIITTSQAMMFMNLTAAQMATNYGALVETTNTLVGESTNLSTSFNLKRLGVDSTGDFTISFNPVSSNIISNGDAENFTNVAPLETVSGTINYTLTEDVVAGDQIEFDLVINNGFYDNAIRITKIYGAINNVFTDEANDLSNYENTTWGVTNTTFVSPSSSITDSPSGNYSNNQNSVISLSNPIDLSSGTAAMVSFYTRWDIESTWDYVQFEISTDNGSTWEPQCGNYTSAGTNAQTIGQPLYDGVQDEWVYEEIDLSEYIGEVIMARFTLVSDGGVTRDGFYFDDLSFLLVTDESLQVEEVDLKAAFKLFPNPVKDILTIRTTLPSYSSIVYNVLGQEVLKPTKQQGNAFIDYSSLTAGIYFLELKTLENSAIFKIVKN; from the coding sequence ATGAAAAAATTACTCAGCATACTTTGTGTATTATGTATTTACGCTTTCGCGAAAGCGCAACAAAACCCAACAATATATCACAAGGCTAAGATTTCATTTTCTGGAAATCAAACTCTCACTCAACTTAAAAGCCTTGATATTGCTTCAGATCACGGTATACATAAGGAGGGTACATATATAATCTCAGACTTCTCAACAGATGAAATTGCCATTGCAAGACAAAATGGATATGATGTAGAAATCATTATCAATGATGTAGCCGCCCATTATAGGTCTCAAAATGAGCATATGAGATCAGAATCACAGAACACAAACTGTACGACAAGTAATAACAACTACCCTACTCCAGAAAATTTTAATCAAGGTTCTATGGGAGGATATCTTACTTATCAAGAATTTTTAGACGAGGTAGACGCTATGGCAGCTCTTTATCCTAATCTTATAACTACTAAGGCACAAATAAGTGATTTTCTTACAGAAGGTCAGCCAGATACATCTGTAACGCCATCTATAGGCTCAAACCCTATTTACTGGCTTAAAATAAGTGATAATCCTAATGTAGACGAGACAGAACCAGAGGTTTTATATACAGCTATACATCACGCTAGAGAGCCTATGTCACTTATGCAGCTTGTTTATTATATGTGGTATTTACTAGAAAATTATGAAAGTGATCTTGAAGTACAATCTATAGTTAATAATACAGAACTATATTTTATACCCGTTATTAATCCAGACGGTTATCTATATAACCAAATTACAGACCCAAACGGCGGCGGACTATGGCGTAAAAATAGAAAGAATGGTAACGGTGTAGATAACAATAGAAATTATGACTACCACATTAATGGCGATCCTAATAATGGCTCGTGGGGTGGGGCTGGCTCCTCTAGTAACCCTAACTCTAATACTTATCACGGTACAGGTCCCTTTTCTGAGATAGAAAACCAAGCTATAAAATGGTTTGTAGAGCAACACAACTTTGTGCTGGCACTTAATAATCACACCTTTGGTGAGTTGTTGTATTATCCATTTGGCTATGCAGATGTAGCAACAGCAGATGATGGATTGTATCAAGGTATCGGTGCAGAATTAACTTCTCTAAACGGTTATACCCCTATAAGAGATAACCCCTTTGCAGGTGAGAGTGATGATTTTATGTACGGTACTGTGGGTACACACGATAAGATTTTTGCCTTTACACCAGAGATAGGGACTTCTTTCTGGCCACCAGCAAGTGATATTATAACTACCTCTCAGGCTATGATGTTTATGAATCTTACGGCTGCACAGATGGCTACAAATTATGGTGCTCTCGTAGAAACTACAAATACACTCGTAGGAGAGAGTACAAACCTCTCAACTTCATTTAATTTAAAGCGTCTAGGAGTTGATAGTACAGGTGATTTTACTATTAGTTTCAATCCTGTCTCAAGTAATATCATAAGTAATGGTGATGCCGAAAATTTTACAAATGTTGCGCCTCTAGAAACAGTATCAGGAACCATAAACTATACGTTAACCGAAGATGTAGTTGCTGGTGACCAAATTGAGTTTGATTTAGTTATTAATAATGGATTTTATGACAATGCTATACGTATTACTAAAATATATGGGGCAATAAATAATGTATTTACAGATGAAGCTAACGATTTAAGTAATTATGAAAATACAACTTGGGGAGTTACAAATACTACGTTTGTCTCTCCTTCATCTTCTATTACAGACTCACCTTCTGGTAATTATTCAAATAATCAAAATAGTGTAATATCGTTGTCTAACCCTATAGATCTCTCTTCAGGGACTGCTGCAATGGTATCATTTTATACGAGATGGGATATAGAAAGCACCTGGGACTATGTGCAGTTTGAAATATCTACAGATAATGGTAGCACTTGGGAGCCTCAATGTGGTAATTACACGAGTGCTGGCACAAATGCACAAACTATAGGACAACCTCTTTATGATGGCGTACAAGATGAATGGGTTTATGAAGAGATAGACCTGAGTGAATATATTGGAGAGGTTATAATGGCTCGCTTTACACTGGTTTCTGATGGTGGTGTTACAAGAGATGGTTTTTATTTTGATGATCTTTCATTTTTACTGGTGACAGATGAGTCGCTTCAGGTAGAAGAAGTTGATTTGAAAGCCGCATTTAAGTTATTCCCTAACCCTGTTAAAGACATACTAACTATACGTACTACGCTACCATCTTATAGTTCTATTGTATACAATGTATTAGGACAGGAAGTTTTAAAACCAACAAAACAACAAGGAAATGCTTTTATAGATTACAGTAGCCTTACCGCTGGAATTTACTTTTTGGAGCTTAAAACTCTTGAAAATAGTGCAATTTTCAAAATAGTCAAGAATTAA
- a CDS encoding type 1 glutamine amidotransferase domain-containing protein, translating to MKKTLTAIVLLAVALSCKQANETEVTTLTNVESKKENTMKKVLFVLTSHEDLGDTGEKTGFWVEEFAAPYYLLKDKGVDITLASPKGGQPPIDPKSNTEDAQTPATKRYFADQETQDKLAATIKLETVSQEDYDAVFYPGGHGPLWDLAEDKNSIALIESFYAHNKPVAAVCHAPAIFKNTKNEDGSPLVKGKTVTGFTNSEEEAVQLTDVVPFLVEDMLKANGANYEKVADWGEFAVEDGLLITGQNPASSELVAEKLLHKLSL from the coding sequence ATGAAAAAAACGCTCACAGCGATTGTATTACTTGCGGTTGCATTGTCTTGTAAACAAGCAAATGAAACCGAAGTAACTACTTTAACTAATGTAGAATCAAAAAAAGAAAATACTATGAAAAAGGTACTATTTGTTTTAACAAGTCACGAAGACTTAGGAGACACAGGAGAAAAAACTGGATTTTGGGTAGAGGAGTTTGCTGCTCCATATTACCTACTTAAGGACAAAGGTGTAGACATCACACTTGCTTCGCCTAAAGGTGGACAACCACCTATAGACCCAAAAAGTAATACAGAAGACGCACAAACACCTGCAACCAAAAGATACTTTGCAGATCAAGAAACGCAAGATAAACTTGCCGCTACTATTAAGCTAGAGACGGTTAGTCAAGAAGATTATGACGCGGTATTTTACCCAGGGGGTCACGGGCCATTATGGGACCTTGCAGAAGATAAAAATTCAATTGCTCTTATAGAGAGTTTCTATGCTCATAATAAGCCAGTAGCTGCTGTATGTCACGCACCAGCTATCTTCAAGAACACAAAAAATGAAGATGGGTCTCCACTTGTAAAAGGAAAAACGGTAACAGGCTTTACAAATTCTGAAGAGGAAGCTGTACAGCTTACAGATGTAGTACCATTCTTAGTAGAGGATATGCTTAAGGCAAATGGTGCAAACTATGAGAAGGTTGCAGACTGGGGTGAGTTTGCTGTAGAAGATGGACTTCTTATCACAGGTCAAAACCCAGCATCATCTGAGTTAGTGGCTGAAAAATTATTACATAAATTATCCCTATAA
- a CDS encoding Crp/Fnr family transcriptional regulator, translating into MGVFILLSRKRIFTQTTHFIILENQNIITQIFKNVDLDTIAVNLINQGMERIEVKKGEILIDVNQVVIDQYYVHSGCLRSYFTDTVGKEHTLMFAINDWWISDYTAYFTKAPAIVTIECLQDAVIYKLPKEKLDNLYENIPSLESFFRKKMEGAFASFQKRILGNISLSARERYHSFITTYPTIEKTVKNYHIASYLGITTESLSRIRKEIAKG; encoded by the coding sequence GTGGGAGTTTTTATTTTGCTTTCGCGAAAGCGTATATTTACTCAAACCACACACTTTATAATTCTGGAAAATCAAAATATCATAACGCAAATTTTTAAGAACGTAGATCTTGATACTATAGCCGTAAACCTTATAAATCAAGGGATGGAGCGCATTGAAGTAAAAAAAGGAGAAATTCTTATAGATGTAAACCAGGTTGTAATAGATCAATACTATGTGCATAGTGGCTGTCTACGCTCCTATTTTACAGATACTGTGGGTAAGGAACACACACTTATGTTTGCCATAAATGACTGGTGGATAAGTGACTATACAGCATACTTTACAAAGGCACCGGCCATTGTCACTATAGAGTGTCTTCAAGATGCGGTGATTTATAAATTACCTAAGGAAAAATTAGATAATCTCTACGAGAACATCCCATCGCTAGAATCCTTTTTTAGAAAGAAAATGGAAGGAGCTTTTGCTAGTTTTCAGAAGCGTATTCTGGGTAATATCTCCTTATCTGCCAGGGAGCGTTACCACAGTTTTATTACCACCTACCCTACTATAGAAAAAACAGTAAAGAACTACCATATTGCATCTTACTTAGGCATAACTACCGAAAGCTTAAGCCGTATACGCAAGGAAATTGCTAAAGGATAG
- the purL gene encoding phosphoribosylformylglycinamidine synthase produces the protein MIHFFGNPQNTVYAVQTTQDFTQEDIAKLVWLFGNSPQIEASTIDAFFIGPRAAMITPWSTNAVEITQNMGITGIVRIEEFAFAKAETTFDPMISQQFESLDQTIFDIEVTPEEILPITDIAAYNEKEGLSLSDEEVTYLEGVAAKIGRPLTDSEVFGFSQVNSEHCRHKIFNGTFVIDGEEMPSSLFKLIKKTSAENPNTIVSAYKDNVAFIEGPKATQFAPNTADKPDYYTEKEFESVISIKAETHNFPTTVEPFNGAATGSGGEIRDRLAGGKGSLPLAGTAVYMTPYSRLEQDRPWEQGMEERKWLYQNPIDLLIKASNGASDFGNKFGQPLIAGSVLTFEHQEDGQRLGYDKVIMQAGGIGYGKKEQALKDTPQDGDKIVILGGENYRIGMGGAAVSSADTGALDSGIELNAVQRSNPEMQKRAANAVRGMVESDVNPIVSIHDHGAGGHLNCLSELVEDTGGLIDLDKLPVGDPTLSAKEIIGNESQERMGLVIGKEDIDTLQRIADRERSPMYEVGDVTTDHRFTFKSATTGKSPMDLHLDDMFGSSPKTVMTDITVARDYKEPTYELGNIHDYLEQVLQLEAVACKDWLTNKVDRCVGGRVAKQQCVGPLQLPLNNVGVMAMDFKSTEGIATSIGHSPVSGLINPVAGSKNSIAESLTNIVWAPLTDGLQSVSLSANWMWPCKNEGEDTRLYKAVEAISEMAINLGINVPTGKDSLSMKQKYPDGDVIAPGTVVISAAGSCNNINQVVEPVLQKDGGAIYYINMSGDSHKLGGSSFAQVCHCIGNEAPTVVSDDNFKTAFNTLQELIKDNKIQAGHDVASGGLITTLLELCFADTNLGASLDLTEIGEQDLIKLLFSENAGVVFQADAGVEDVLAANNVAFFKIGNVTDTAELVIKSNGVEMGLNVSSLRDTWFKTSFLLDSKQTANGLAQDRFDNYKNQALDYTFPVHFTGKKPVLDTGKPRPKAAILREKGSNSEREMANAMYLAGFDVKDVHMTDLIEGRETLEDIQFLGAVGGFSNSDVLGSAKGWAGAIKYNEKANKAIKNFFAREDTLSVGICNGCQLFLELDLINPEHKQLAKMSHNDSHKHESNFTSVKIEKNNSVMLSSLEGTTLGVWISHGEGKFNLPMGKDAYDIVATYGYEGYPANPNGSDFNTAMICDTTGRHLATMPHIERSTFPWNWAHYPTPHTDEVSPWLEAFVNARLWVEKNS, from the coding sequence ATGATCCACTTTTTTGGTAACCCTCAGAACACTGTGTATGCGGTGCAAACTACACAAGACTTTACACAAGAAGATATTGCTAAGCTTGTATGGCTTTTTGGCAACTCCCCACAAATTGAAGCGTCTACTATTGACGCTTTTTTTATTGGCCCTCGTGCAGCTATGATTACTCCGTGGAGTACTAATGCTGTTGAGATTACTCAAAATATGGGTATTACCGGTATTGTGAGAATTGAGGAGTTCGCTTTCGCGAAAGCGGAAACAACTTTTGACCCAATGATATCTCAACAGTTTGAATCATTAGACCAAACTATTTTTGATATTGAGGTTACACCAGAAGAAATTCTCCCTATAACAGACATTGCCGCATATAATGAAAAAGAAGGACTATCGCTAAGTGATGAGGAAGTGACATATCTAGAAGGTGTAGCAGCCAAAATAGGAAGACCACTTACAGACTCTGAAGTTTTTGGTTTTAGCCAAGTAAATTCTGAGCACTGCCGTCACAAGATTTTTAATGGAACGTTTGTAATAGACGGCGAAGAAATGCCATCTTCCCTATTTAAGCTTATTAAAAAGACCTCTGCCGAAAATCCGAATACGATTGTCTCTGCTTATAAAGATAATGTTGCCTTTATAGAAGGTCCTAAGGCCACTCAGTTTGCGCCAAATACGGCAGACAAACCAGATTACTACACAGAAAAAGAGTTTGAATCTGTGATTTCTATTAAAGCTGAGACTCACAACTTCCCTACTACAGTAGAGCCATTTAATGGTGCGGCTACAGGTTCTGGTGGTGAGATAAGAGATAGACTAGCAGGTGGTAAAGGATCTTTACCGCTAGCAGGTACTGCTGTGTATATGACGCCTTACTCAAGGCTTGAGCAAGACCGCCCTTGGGAACAGGGTATGGAAGAAAGAAAGTGGCTTTATCAAAACCCAATAGACCTTCTCATAAAAGCATCAAATGGAGCTTCAGATTTTGGAAATAAATTTGGACAACCACTTATAGCCGGTTCAGTGCTCACTTTTGAGCATCAAGAAGATGGGCAACGTCTAGGTTATGACAAAGTAATTATGCAAGCCGGTGGTATAGGCTACGGGAAGAAAGAACAGGCATTAAAAGATACACCTCAAGATGGTGACAAAATTGTAATACTAGGTGGTGAGAATTATAGAATAGGTATGGGTGGTGCTGCAGTATCAAGTGCAGATACAGGCGCTCTAGACTCTGGTATTGAACTTAATGCCGTACAACGCTCTAATCCAGAAATGCAAAAGCGTGCGGCAAATGCTGTACGTGGTATGGTGGAGAGTGATGTAAACCCTATTGTATCTATACACGATCACGGTGCTGGCGGACACTTAAACTGTCTGTCAGAACTTGTAGAAGATACTGGGGGTCTTATAGATTTAGACAAACTTCCCGTAGGTGACCCTACTCTATCTGCAAAAGAGATTATAGGTAATGAGTCTCAAGAGCGTATGGGACTAGTTATAGGAAAGGAAGACATTGATACATTACAACGTATAGCAGATCGTGAGAGATCTCCTATGTATGAAGTAGGTGACGTGACGACAGATCACAGGTTTACATTTAAAAGTGCTACCACAGGAAAAAGTCCTATGGATTTGCACCTAGATGATATGTTTGGTAGTTCGCCTAAAACCGTGATGACAGATATTACGGTAGCACGTGATTATAAAGAGCCTACTTATGAGTTAGGTAATATACACGACTATTTAGAGCAGGTCTTGCAGCTAGAAGCAGTAGCTTGTAAAGACTGGCTTACTAACAAGGTAGATCGTTGTGTAGGTGGTAGAGTTGCAAAGCAACAATGTGTAGGACCATTACAACTTCCTTTAAATAATGTAGGTGTAATGGCTATGGATTTTAAGAGTACAGAAGGTATTGCAACTTCAATAGGCCATTCACCTGTTTCTGGACTTATAAACCCAGTAGCTGGTAGTAAAAACAGTATCGCAGAGTCTCTTACAAACATTGTGTGGGCACCACTTACAGATGGATTACAGTCTGTAAGTCTATCTGCAAACTGGATGTGGCCTTGTAAAAATGAGGGCGAAGATACTAGACTTTACAAAGCAGTAGAAGCTATATCTGAGATGGCTATTAACCTAGGTATAAACGTACCTACCGGTAAAGACAGTCTCTCGATGAAGCAAAAATATCCAGATGGAGATGTGATAGCTCCAGGTACCGTTGTGATAAGTGCCGCAGGTAGCTGTAATAATATAAATCAAGTAGTAGAGCCAGTGCTTCAAAAGGATGGTGGTGCTATTTATTACATCAATATGTCTGGTGATAGTCATAAACTAGGTGGCTCTAGTTTTGCGCAAGTATGCCATTGCATAGGTAATGAAGCTCCTACTGTTGTAAGTGATGATAACTTCAAAACAGCCTTTAATACATTACAGGAGTTAATAAAAGATAATAAAATACAAGCAGGACACGATGTAGCTAGTGGTGGTCTTATAACTACACTACTCGAACTTTGCTTTGCAGACACAAATCTTGGTGCAAGTCTTGATCTCACAGAAATTGGAGAACAAGATCTAATAAAATTACTCTTCTCAGAAAATGCTGGTGTTGTCTTTCAGGCAGATGCTGGTGTAGAAGATGTCCTTGCAGCTAATAATGTAGCCTTCTTTAAAATAGGAAATGTAACAGATACCGCAGAGCTTGTAATTAAGAGCAATGGTGTCGAGATGGGTCTTAACGTGAGTTCACTACGTGATACTTGGTTTAAAACTTCATTCTTACTAGATAGCAAGCAAACAGCAAATGGACTTGCTCAAGATCGTTTTGATAACTATAAAAATCAAGCGCTAGATTATACATTCCCTGTACACTTTACAGGTAAAAAACCAGTACTTGACACAGGTAAACCTAGACCTAAAGCCGCTATACTTAGAGAGAAAGGAAGTAACTCTGAGCGTGAGATGGCAAATGCAATGTACCTAGCTGGTTTTGATGTTAAGGATGTGCATATGACAGACTTAATAGAAGGACGTGAGACGCTAGAAGACATCCAGTTTTTAGGAGCTGTAGGTGGTTTTTCAAATAGTGATGTACTCGGCTCTGCAAAGGGTTGGGCAGGAGCTATAAAATATAATGAGAAGGCAAATAAAGCGATTAAAAATTTCTTTGCTCGTGAGGATACGCTCTCTGTAGGTATTTGTAATGGTTGCCAGTTGTTTTTAGAATTAGACCTTATCAATCCAGAGCATAAGCAACTTGCAAAGATGTCTCATAATGATAGTCACAAGCACGAGAGCAATTTTACCTCTGTAAAAATTGAAAAGAATAACAGTGTAATGTTATCTTCACTAGAAGGTACTACGCTAGGCGTATGGATATCTCACGGAGAAGGTAAATTTAATTTACCTATGGGCAAAGATGCTTATGATATTGTAGCAACCTATGGCTATGAAGGATACCCTGCAAATCCTAATGGATCTGACTTTAATACCGCAATGATTTGTGACACCACAGGGCGTCACCTTGCAACTATGCCACACATAGAGCGCTCTACCTTCCCTTGGAACTGGGCACACTACCCTACTCCACACACAGATGAGGTAAGTCCTTGGCTAGAGGCATTTGTAAATGCGAGGCTTTGGGTTGAGAAAAACTCTTAA
- a CDS encoding GEVED domain-containing protein → MIRKLLAISLLVMSMSVFAQETQPVSTVGTGTYLGKTEPLRDFPTLSSSPSYGFSELNIVENNFGVSPGASQSALPLNGDPVSQRTMGENMSYAPIVNFDGANASEGQATPPDPSGAVGPNHYVQGVNLVIKIYDKIGNLLAGPTSLGEFLGNGANNGDPIIMYDQLADRWFVSQFQTSNNALIIGISETPDPTGAYFLYEYPLDSFPDYPHYAIWPDAYYLTSNKSGATTYALDRDALLAGEANPAIQGFNLPGVIANPNTVFSPEPANLTGFSFPQGDVPGYIVYLQDDGWGAAFDHLKVWELDIDFDNPANSTVSAPLEIPTAPFDSFFAPFGEGELDQPLTNQKIDMLSGIISYAANYRTFEDHNSWLITFNVDVNSDNTTSGIRWIELRNSDTEPWSIFQEGTYAPDDGNSRFMGSGAMDAQGNIGLAFNVGGPDQEVGISYTGRFDGDAPGEMTAAEQIIVEGGGIQSNTNRFGDYSHLTMDPDNFTFWHTSEYFSADNFWNTRIASFNLSAGFETDLGVLSIVTPEDGALTNAETVEVTVRNFGTVAQSDIPVTLTLDGVEIANEVIAGPIEPGTIINYTFTATADMSTEGQTYMLEATTGLSGDQAAVNDSAIKEVMHLFMADVGVSTLVTPIDGSGLTAEETVVIEITNFGSQDQTDFPVEYSINNGTPVVETFTEILTAGSTSTFTFTATADLSELTTYDFSIKTVLSGDQDASNDEFLASVENDYCLPAALNGCNVDGIKQFILSTISADDGADGCNTEPDGSPAGYADRTDLSTELSNLAGSNVYTLRARQNWGGGAGVEALSVWIDFNDNGGFEPEEQLIAGEFFQSSNVLEDFTLTIPEGAALGSHRLRAKAIDTSANGDINNPCSDFSFGEVQDYSVVITDQLQTADIGVVAITAPESGVELGNQDVTIEMSNFGSLEQIDFDVQYTVNGGTPVVETIDTAIGPGSSISYTFSQQADLSEITTYDIEARTLLAFDSNGTNNAATTTVESTLTVDDLSVDFSDLTVTKLENNNFDVMLTTNFDGRFYVGLSNILGQQLKYKPIAKDANGYRVNLDLSSISTGIYVIKVNDLRGNFVKTAKILVE, encoded by the coding sequence ATGATAAGAAAATTACTTGCAATTTCTTTACTAGTAATGAGTATGTCGGTATTTGCACAAGAAACACAACCTGTTTCTACTGTAGGTACTGGAACTTATTTAGGTAAAACAGAACCCCTACGAGATTTCCCCACTCTTTCTTCAAGTCCAAGTTATGGATTTTCTGAACTCAATATTGTTGAAAATAACTTTGGCGTTTCACCTGGAGCGTCACAAAGTGCACTGCCGCTTAATGGTGATCCAGTAAGCCAGCGTACGATGGGAGAAAATATGAGCTACGCGCCCATAGTAAACTTTGATGGAGCAAATGCTTCTGAAGGCCAAGCTACACCACCAGATCCTTCTGGCGCTGTAGGACCTAATCACTATGTACAAGGTGTTAACCTTGTGATTAAAATATATGACAAAATAGGTAACCTACTAGCCGGACCTACATCATTAGGAGAATTTTTAGGTAATGGCGCAAATAATGGAGATCCCATTATAATGTATGATCAACTTGCAGATAGATGGTTTGTAAGCCAATTTCAAACATCTAACAATGCCTTAATTATAGGTATATCTGAAACTCCAGACCCTACAGGCGCTTATTTCTTATATGAATATCCACTAGATTCATTTCCAGATTATCCACACTATGCAATCTGGCCAGATGCATATTACCTTACATCAAACAAGAGTGGTGCAACCACATACGCATTAGACCGTGATGCATTACTTGCGGGTGAAGCAAACCCAGCAATACAAGGTTTTAATTTACCTGGTGTTATTGCAAATCCTAATACAGTATTTAGCCCAGAACCAGCGAACTTAACAGGATTTTCATTTCCTCAGGGTGATGTCCCAGGTTACATTGTTTATTTACAAGATGATGGTTGGGGTGCGGCTTTTGACCACCTTAAAGTATGGGAATTAGATATAGATTTTGATAATCCAGCAAACTCAACGGTATCTGCACCGTTAGAAATACCAACAGCACCTTTTGATTCGTTTTTTGCACCGTTTGGAGAAGGAGAGCTTGATCAGCCATTAACAAATCAAAAAATTGATATGCTAAGTGGAATTATTTCATATGCAGCAAATTATAGAACTTTTGAAGATCACAACTCTTGGCTTATCACCTTTAATGTCGATGTAAATAGTGATAATACGACTTCTGGAATACGCTGGATAGAGTTGCGAAATAGCGACACAGAGCCTTGGTCAATATTCCAAGAAGGAACTTATGCACCAGATGATGGTAATAGCAGATTTATGGGAAGTGGAGCAATGGATGCTCAGGGTAACATAGGTCTTGCTTTTAATGTAGGTGGTCCAGATCAAGAAGTAGGGATAAGCTATACTGGACGTTTTGACGGTGATGCACCTGGAGAAATGACGGCAGCTGAGCAAATCATAGTAGAAGGTGGAGGAATACAGTCTAATACAAACCGCTTTGGAGATTATTCTCACCTTACTATGGATCCAGACAATTTTACATTTTGGCATACATCAGAATATTTTTCTGCTGACAATTTTTGGAATACACGCATTGCGTCTTTTAATCTTTCTGCTGGTTTTGAAACAGATCTAGGTGTTCTTTCTATAGTAACTCCTGAAGATGGAGCCCTTACCAATGCAGAAACTGTAGAAGTTACCGTACGTAACTTTGGAACAGTAGCTCAAAGTGATATTCCTGTCACCTTAACCTTAGACGGTGTAGAGATTGCAAATGAAGTTATCGCTGGGCCTATTGAACCGGGTACTATTATAAATTACACATTTACTGCCACAGCAGATATGTCTACAGAAGGACAGACTTATATGCTTGAAGCTACAACTGGCTTATCTGGAGATCAGGCTGCTGTTAACGACTCTGCGATTAAAGAAGTAATGCACCTCTTTATGGCAGATGTAGGTGTTTCAACATTAGTCACCCCTATAGATGGTTCTGGACTTACTGCTGAAGAGACTGTTGTGATAGAAATTACCAATTTTGGATCACAAGATCAGACAGATTTCCCAGTAGAATATAGTATAAACAATGGTACTCCAGTAGTTGAAACTTTTACAGAAATACTTACTGCAGGAAGCACATCTACTTTTACATTTACAGCAACTGCAGATCTATCTGAATTAACAACGTATGATTTTTCAATAAAAACAGTTCTTAGTGGAGACCAAGATGCTTCAAACGACGAATTTCTAGCTTCAGTTGAAAATGACTATTGCCTCCCAGCAGCTTTAAACGGTTGTAATGTAGACGGTATCAAGCAATTTATTCTTAGTACTATAAGTGCAGATGATGGGGCTGATGGTTGTAATACTGAGCCAGACGGCAGCCCAGCTGGGTATGCAGATAGAACAGACCTTAGTACAGAATTAAGTAATCTTGCAGGATCAAATGTATATACATTAAGAGCAAGACAAAACTGGGGAGGCGGAGCCGGTGTTGAAGCGCTTTCTGTTTGGATTGATTTTAATGACAATGGAGGTTTTGAACCAGAAGAACAGCTTATAGCTGGTGAATTTTTTCAATCATCAAATGTACTAGAGGACTTTACGCTTACTATTCCTGAAGGAGCGGCTCTAGGTTCTCACAGACTTCGTGCAAAAGCAATTGATACATCTGCAAATGGTGATATAAATAATCCTTGTAGTGATTTTTCATTTGGAGAAGTACAAGATTATTCGGTGGTAATCACAGATCAACTTCAAACAGCAGATATCGGTGTAGTTGCTATCACAGCACCAGAGTCTGGTGTTGAGCTAGGTAATCAAGATGTTACCATCGAGATGTCTAATTTTGGTTCTTTAGAGCAAATTGATTTTGATGTACAGTATACTGTTAATGGAGGTACTCCAGTTGTAGAAACTATTGATACTGCAATAGGTCCTGGATCATCTATTTCTTATACTTTTTCACAGCAAGCAGATTTAAGCGAAATCACAACCTATGATATCGAAGCAAGAACATTACTTGCATTTGACTCTAATGGTACTAATAATGCGGCTACAACTACTGTGGAATCTACACTTACCGTAGACGATCTAAGTGTAGACTTTTCTGATCTCACGGTAACTAAACTTGAAAATAATAATTTTGATGTGATGCTTACTACAAATTTTGATGGTCGATTTTACGTAGGGTTGTCAAATATTTTGGGACAACAATTAAAGTATAAACCTATTGCAAAGGATGCAAACGGATATCGTGTCAACCTTGACTTATCTAGTATTTCTACAGGGATTTATGTTATTAAGGTAAATGACTTAAGAGGTAACTTTGTGAAAACAGCTAAAATTCTAGTTGAATAA